From the Astatotilapia calliptera chromosome 6, fAstCal1.2, whole genome shotgun sequence genome, one window contains:
- the prom1b gene encoding prominin 1 b isoform X7, with translation MLWTRWLVLLLCWGATGSEEQADERGAVPAEVRSDSRRERSPPPVEPLDFGFVPAAVYDTHAYYEPGSMGILFHMVHAFLYIIQPNPFPKDLIVKVIQQNMGGIKIEEWRKPENVVLLLQWIQYESGFLICATFGVVFVVLIPVIAMCFCMCRCCDNCGGEMHQRQRKNADCHRGFYTASLVATTIFIIVGVLIALAANHNISSQVKSTRRLINTNMRDLKTFANNTPAQVDYLTAQYTTAKNKVLSDLDNIGPLLGGRIHIQLEKSVIPSLDTALRMAGAKVESAIKAMRETKEALENVSSSLEVLQDGVGKLQASLSGERASLSNTLSDPACTNGAVSHTCNTIRSTLSQLGINADFSKIPDVNHALANVNTVLKTDLSNIVQKGYASFNDTPRLVKEQTKNIVAALPRVKGMLDKIGAEITGFSKMFPVEASLANFTIFLNERHKAIESYYPQIDQMDFYRWIACVAVLCMVVLVMAFNILGLLCGNCGYDKQASPTTRGCLSNTGGNLLMAGVGFSFIFAWVLMVIVTTLFVVGGNVEKLICEPLANRQLFKIIDTPFLVHPEKRNFLPGMLFQNPNIDLTLGGMYRECYDNNGLYHALQLETMFNINSFLNRTVYNRDLAKVFDSVQVDLQGITLLEQAGRDNLINFANSGIGQIDFQVYLTEVNKGVTLIDLLSFCSDLEGQADQLPRGALENALRGHASSIRFIHREQVVPLEQAMKYVRARSTLHQSVKQLQKTSNDLPVKVTNVLSAIDAAEYLIAHNASHVVKQETKAYVQGLVGYFKQYTEWVKNSLTTEVAQCKPISNIVDSMEIVGCSFIIDSLNTFWFGLGSCCILLIPSIIFSVKLAKYYRRMDTEDVFEDSSYPWLVAL, from the exons ATGCTGTGGACACGCTGGCTcgtgctgctgctctgctgggGGGCCACAGGCAGCGAAGAGCAGGCGGATGAGAGGGGCGCGGTACCGGCTGAGGTCCGGTCGGACTCCCGCAGAGAGCGCTCACCTCCGCCGGTGGAGCCGCTGGATTTTGGGTTTGTACCCGCGGCGGTTTACGACACCCACGCTTATTACGAGCCAGGGAGCATGGGGATCCTCTTCCATATGGTCCACGCGTTTCTCTACATCATTCAGCCGAACCCCTTTCCCAAAG atctCATTGTCAAAGTCATTCAGCAAAACATGGGTGGAATCAAAATAGAGGAATGGAGAAAG CCAGAAAACGTCGTCTTGTTGCTGCAG TGGATCCAGTACGAGTCCGGATTTCTCATATGTGCAACCTTCGGCGTCGTGTTTGTGGTCCTTATCCCCGTCATAGCTATGTGCTTCTGCATGTGTCGATGCTGTGATAACTGTGGAGGGGAGATGCATCAGAGACAGAGGAAAAATGCAGACTGTCACAGAGGTTTCTATACCGCCTCGCTGGTTGCTAcaaccatcttcatcat TGTGGGTGTTCTCATTGCTCTCGCCGCAAACCACAACATCAGCTCACAGGTCAAAAGCACTCGGCGGCTCATTAACACCAACATGAGAGACCTGAAGACGTTCGCTAACAACACGCCTGCA CAAGTCGATTACCTGACAGCCCAGTACACCACAGCCAAGAACAAAGTCCTGTCAGACCTCGACA ACATTGGCCCTTTGCTGGGGGGTAGGATCCACATTCAGCTGGAGAAATCAGTGATTCCTTCGCTGGACACCGCCCTGCGTATGGCAGGAG CAAAAGTTGAGAGTGCCATCAAAG CCATGCGGGAGACCAAAGAGGCCCTGGAGAACGTCAGCTCGTCCTTGGAGGTGCTGCAGGACGGGGTGGGGAAGCTTCAGGCCAGCCTGTCAGGAGAGCGCGCCTCTCTGTCCAACACCCTGTCCGACCCCGCCTGCACGAACGGAGCTGTGTCACATACCTGTAACACCATCCGCTCCACACTGTCCCAGCTGGGAATCAATGCTGACTTCTCCAAG ATCCCAGATGTTAATCATGCCTTGGCCAATGTCAATACTGTCCTGAAAACAGATCTCAGCAACATTGTACAAAAG GGTTACGCATCCTTTAACGACACGCCAAGACTGGTTaaagagcaaacaaaaaacattgttgcag CTCTGCCTC GAGTAAAGGGGATGCTGGATAAGATCGGTGCAGAGATCACCGGCTTCTCCAAGATGTTCCCCGTGGAAGCTTCTCTGGCAAATTTCACCATTTTCCTAAATGAAAGACACAAAGCTATTGAGTCCTATTACCCCCAAATCGATCAGATGGATTTTTacag GTGGATCGCCTGCGTGGCGGTGCTCTGCATGGTCGTCTTGGTGATGGCCTTTAACATCCTCGGCCTGCTGTGTGGTAACTGTGGCTACGACAAGCAAGCTAGCCCGACCACCCGCGGCTGCCTGTCGAACACTGGGGGAAACCTGCTGATGGC TGGTGTTGGCTTCTCGTTTATCTTTGCCTGGGTGCTGATGGTCATCGTTACCACCCTGTTTGTTGTCGGGGGCAATGTGGAAAAGCTGATATGTGAACCTCTGGCTAACAGACAACTGTTTAAG atCATTGATACGCCGTTCCTGGTCCATCCTGAAAAGAGGAACTTCCTTCCTGGGATGCTTTTCCAGAATCCAAATATTGATTTAACTCTAGGCGGCATGTACAG GGAGTGCTATGACAACAACGGTCTGTATCACGCTCTGCAGCTGGAGACCATGTTCAACATTAACTCCTTCCTCAACAGAACAGTG TACAACAGGGACCTGGCCAAAGTGTTTGATAGTGTGCAGGTGGACCTGCAGGGCATCACGCTGCTGGAGCAGGCTGGCAGAGACAACCTCATCAACTTTGCCAACTCTGGAATTGGACAGATTGACTTTCAGGTTTATCTCACTGAG GTAAATAAAGGAGTCACTCTAATAGATCTGCTGTCCTTCTGTAGCGACCTGGAGGGTCAGGCTGACCAGCTG ccCCGTGGTGCTCTGGAGAACGCACTGAGAGGCCATGCCAGCAGCATTAGATTCATTCACCGAGAACAGGTGGTGCCACTGGAGCAAGCAATG AAATATGTCAGAGCACGG AGTACGCTGCACCAGAGTGTCAAACAGCTACAGAAGACATCCAACGACCTGCCA GTCAAAGTAACAAATGTCCTGAGTGCCATTGATGCAGCAGAGTACCTCATCGCTCATAATGCCTCCCACGTGGTGAAGCAG GAAACAAAGGCGTATGTGCAGGGCTTGGTGGGATACTTCAAACAGTACACAGAATGGGTTAAAAACTCT CTAACTACAGAGGTGGCCCAGTGTAAACCCATCAGCAACATTGTGGACAGTATGGAAATAGTAGGATGCAGCTTCATAATCGACTCACTG AACACATTCTGGTTTGGTCTCGGCAGCTGCTGCATCCTGCTCATCCCCAGCATCATCTTCTCTGTCAAACTGGCCAAGTATTACAGAAGGATGGACACAGAGGACGTCTTTGAAGA CTCCTCTTACCCATGGCTTGTTGCACTTTAA